In Dromiciops gliroides isolate mDroGli1 chromosome 4, mDroGli1.pri, whole genome shotgun sequence, one DNA window encodes the following:
- the SMIM5 gene encoding small integral membrane protein 5 — MATQNFLQEMHSMGQKLLLKLQKLPQAEPIEIVAFSVILFFIATVLLLLAIACSCCCTECCCPDQRSRKSQVQPMTPS, encoded by the exons ATGGCAACCCAGAACTTCCTGCAGGAGATGCACTCCATGGGCCAGAAGCTCCTTCTTAAGTTACAGAAGCTGCCTCAGGCCGAGCCTATCGAGATTGTAGCCTTCTCtgtcattctcttcttcattg CTACTGTGCTGCTGCTATTGGCAATAGCCTGCAGCTGTTGCTGTACTGAATGCTGCTGCCCTGACCAGAGAAGCAGGAAGAGTCAGGTCCAGCCCATGACACCATCATGA